One Nitrospirota bacterium DNA segment encodes these proteins:
- the rpsT gene encoding 30S ribosomal protein S20, with the protein MAVVHKSTIRRARQSERRRQRNRATLSAVKSLVKKVLVAVDEKKVDEARASLREAASALSKAVTKGVLKRNTASRRIARLAARVNLLTASQSA; encoded by the coding sequence ATGGCTGTGGTTCACAAGTCCACGATCCGCCGTGCGCGCCAATCGGAACGGCGCCGCCAGCGCAACCGGGCGACGCTGAGCGCGGTCAAGAGTCTCGTTAAGAAAGTGCTGGTCGCGGTGGACGAAAAGAAGGTCGACGAGGCGAGAGCATCGTTGCGGGAAGCCGCCTCGGCGTTGAGCAAAGCGGTGACCAAAGGCGTCCTCAAGCGCAACACCGCCTCCCGCCGCATTGCCCGGCTCGCCGCCAGGGTCAACTTGCTCACGGCTTCCCAGTCCGCGTGA
- a CDS encoding OmpA family protein: MKIRDITLTCLAAALLLTVGAGCTSKWLGGGSESQSSERRLSGSQSGRTADTSKDGIERRAEQDAQERESTRRQDTGGDVPDLAVSGPDSSSTGPGAFGLSGLDPVIPGVAPPEEQLTPNNLVASAPHIQDIQGRDQQDRDKEIRRIEAAAAAAAGLNDVFFGYDSWMLSEEGQRTLSANAAWMKANPAAILRVEGHCDERGTHDYNLILGEKRAKTVRSYLVELGVNSSQVSIVSYGKDRPFCQEHHETCYRQNRRGHMTLRLSRSSAAAPPAVR; encoded by the coding sequence ATGAAGATTCGCGACATCACATTGACCTGTTTGGCGGCCGCGTTACTGCTCACTGTGGGAGCCGGTTGTACAAGTAAGTGGCTGGGCGGCGGATCTGAGTCCCAGTCGTCTGAGCGACGGCTTTCCGGAAGCCAATCCGGACGCACAGCCGACACATCCAAGGACGGAATAGAACGAAGAGCGGAGCAGGACGCGCAGGAGCGGGAATCGACTCGACGACAAGATACCGGTGGGGACGTTCCGGATCTCGCGGTTTCCGGTCCGGACTCCAGCAGCACCGGCCCCGGTGCTTTCGGGCTCAGCGGGCTTGATCCCGTGATTCCAGGCGTAGCGCCGCCGGAGGAGCAGTTGACCCCTAACAACCTTGTGGCAAGTGCACCGCATATTCAAGATATTCAAGGCAGGGATCAACAGGATCGGGATAAAGAAATACGCAGGATTGAAGCTGCCGCTGCAGCCGCCGCAGGTTTGAACGACGTCTTTTTCGGTTATGACAGTTGGATGTTGAGCGAAGAAGGTCAACGCACACTGAGCGCCAATGCAGCGTGGATGAAGGCGAATCCTGCGGCCATACTCAGGGTTGAGGGGCACTGCGACGAGCGAGGCACCCACGATTACAACCTGATTCTGGGCGAAAAACGCGCCAAAACAGTTCGCAGCTATCTGGTTGAGCTGGGGGTCAACAGTTCGCAGGTGTCGATCGTGTCATATGGCAAAGATCGGCCGTTCTGCCAGGAACACCACGAGACCTGCTACCGACAAAATCGCCGGGGGCACATGACGTTGCGGCTCTCTAGGTCCTCGGCTGCAGCACCGCCTGCTGTACGATAA
- a CDS encoding PilZ domain-containing protein, with translation MEDVRLHTRIPVQFRASFTSVRVGTGEGAIVDLSPVGCRIESSEPVPVTTYLELRLEVSLKEPPILVDLAAVRWARGTQFGVQFLSLRREHQDRLNRVIERVR, from the coding sequence ATGGAGGATGTCCGCTTGCACACCCGAATTCCAGTTCAGTTTCGAGCAAGTTTCACATCGGTGCGCGTGGGAACGGGGGAGGGAGCGATCGTGGACTTATCCCCGGTAGGCTGCCGCATTGAAAGTTCTGAACCTGTGCCCGTGACGACCTATCTGGAGCTGCGCCTTGAGGTCTCGTTAAAAGAGCCACCGATCCTCGTGGATCTGGCGGCGGTCCGTTGGGCGCGGGGGACACAGTTCGGCGTCCAATTTCTCAGCCTGCGTCGTGAACACCAGGATCGGCTGAATCGCGTTATCGAGCGGGTTCGTTGA
- the pyrF gene encoding orotidine-5'-phosphate decarboxylase: MKPTTAYIDARDRLIFALDVPTSDEAERLLSRVGDSVTFIKVGLELYTAAGPEMVQRLITRGKRVFLDLKFLDIEETVRRATARVAEMGVDFLTVHANRKALTAAVQGRGQSRLRVLAVTVLTNFDGNDLREIGIQWTIEDLVTARAALAAEVGCDGVIASGEEPAAIRRKVGSRLLIVTPGVRPAGKRTDDHARVTTPAQAISAGADYLVVGRPIRDAADPASAAAAILAEMQAAFDARGTNPPDLL; encoded by the coding sequence ATGAAGCCCACGACGGCGTACATTGACGCCCGTGATCGGTTGATCTTCGCGCTGGATGTCCCGACCTCAGATGAGGCCGAACGGCTCCTGTCCCGTGTGGGAGACTCGGTGACGTTCATCAAGGTGGGCTTGGAGCTCTATACGGCCGCCGGCCCCGAGATGGTTCAGCGTTTGATCACGCGGGGGAAGCGCGTGTTTCTCGATCTCAAGTTTCTGGACATCGAAGAAACCGTGCGCCGGGCCACGGCGAGGGTTGCGGAGATGGGTGTCGACTTTCTCACGGTCCACGCGAACCGGAAAGCCCTCACGGCGGCGGTCCAGGGGCGCGGGCAGTCTCGCTTACGGGTGCTGGCGGTTACGGTCCTGACCAACTTCGATGGGAACGACCTGCGTGAAATAGGGATCCAATGGACCATCGAGGACCTTGTAACGGCGCGAGCCGCGCTTGCAGCTGAGGTCGGATGCGACGGCGTGATCGCCTCGGGCGAGGAGCCGGCAGCGATTCGGCGCAAGGTCGGGTCGCGCTTGTTGATTGTCACGCCCGGCGTCCGGCCGGCCGGGAAAAGGACGGACGACCACGCCCGCGTGACCACGCCTGCTCAGGCCATCTCGGCCGGCGCAGACTACCTGGTCGTCGGCCGGCCGATCCGGGACGCCGCCGACCCAGCCTCGGCAGCAGCGGCGATCCTAGCGGAAATGCAGGCCGCCTTTGATGCCCGAGGCACGAACCCGCCGGATCTCTTGTGA
- a CDS encoding response regulator has protein sequence MASILLIDDEPGIRALLRTALESVGHEVIEAANGRMGVDLYRRRPTDLVITDLYMPEQNGLQTILELTREFLDTKVIAMSGAHGEQNCLDVAKLLGARRTFRKPFSIQELLNAVQYELHH, from the coding sequence ATGGCATCCATCCTTCTCATTGACGACGAGCCGGGAATCCGCGCCCTCCTCCGCACCGCTCTTGAAAGTGTGGGACACGAGGTGATCGAAGCCGCGAACGGCCGAATGGGCGTGGATCTGTACCGTCGCCGCCCGACAGACTTGGTCATCACCGATCTGTACATGCCAGAACAGAATGGGCTTCAGACCATCCTGGAGCTGACCCGCGAATTCCTGGATACCAAAGTGATCGCCATGTCAGGTGCCCACGGGGAACAGAATTGCTTGGATGTGGCGAAGCTCTTGGGTGCCCGGAGGACGTTCCGGAAGCCATTCAGTATCCAGGAGTTGCTGAACGCGGTCCAGTACGAACTCCACCACTAG